One Curtobacterium herbarum genomic window carries:
- a CDS encoding lactococcin 972 family bacteriocin: MNKRLTVVGLSLVAALCLPAPALAAEGGSADADAPASTRTIVRVGGGYWEYGISNGFVQSFYSHAGKTHKATACDGKNRCAYSGWKPKGAYASAIRDKTASGNTAYWGVQ; encoded by the coding sequence ATGAACAAGCGCCTCACCGTCGTCGGCCTGTCACTGGTCGCCGCTCTCTGCCTGCCGGCTCCGGCCCTCGCCGCAGAGGGCGGGTCCGCGGACGCCGACGCGCCTGCCTCCACCCGCACCATCGTCCGCGTCGGCGGCGGCTACTGGGAGTACGGCATCTCGAACGGCTTCGTCCAGTCCTTCTACAGCCACGCCGGCAAGACCCACAAGGCGACCGCCTGTGACGGCAAGAACCGCTGTGCGTACAGCGGATGGAAGCCGAAGGGCGCGTACGCCAGCGCCATCCGGGACAAGACCGCGAGCGGCAACACCGCCTACTGGGGCGTGCAGTAG
- a CDS encoding DUF4832 domain-containing protein → MQHRTITTAALAAVIALAVPTNAWASSSHSGHHPAPTSSTVTYTASDAVIPNPQRGFDHTTETHYRADGSGYTPLDAATLEGYRADGVTQIVRVFYMEAFVDQRRLSPAWLALVQHDYDTARAAGVSVITRFAYVQGGSYPYSAPYGDADLPTVLAHIKQLTPVLRRNADVIPTLQEGFIGLWGEGYYTDHFASDPANPGVLTEADKDARRQVIAAELAALPSSRSIQVRTMQMKQDALRTTSGTAGALTPQQAHDGSAASRIGHHNDCFLASPDDFGTFLSDPLSLDQDYLAADSRYVLVGGETCAVNAPRSEYPSAAAEMAKYHYSYLNLDYNKDVLSTWGQDGMTDAAKKLGYRFTMTSSTVTSGKHPAVSVSVRNDGWAAPYNRRPVQLVLTNGHRHVTVPVRADASSWQPGTTATLTASLRKVPAGKWEVALAMPAAERSVSRDPAFAIQTANVGTWDAAAGVNELGQVVTVRR, encoded by the coding sequence ATGCAGCACCGCACCATCACCACCGCCGCGCTCGCGGCCGTGATCGCACTCGCCGTGCCGACCAACGCCTGGGCGTCGTCGTCACACAGCGGCCACCACCCGGCGCCGACCAGCTCCACCGTGACCTACACGGCGAGCGACGCCGTCATCCCGAACCCCCAGCGCGGGTTCGACCACACCACCGAGACGCACTACCGTGCCGACGGCAGCGGGTACACCCCGCTCGACGCCGCCACGCTCGAGGGCTACCGCGCCGACGGCGTCACCCAGATCGTCCGGGTGTTCTACATGGAGGCGTTCGTCGACCAGCGGCGCCTCAGCCCGGCCTGGCTCGCGCTGGTGCAGCACGACTACGACACCGCCCGGGCCGCCGGCGTCAGCGTGATCACCCGCTTCGCCTACGTCCAGGGCGGCAGCTACCCGTACTCGGCTCCGTACGGTGACGCCGACCTGCCGACCGTGCTCGCGCACATCAAGCAGCTCACACCGGTCCTCCGCCGGAACGCCGACGTGATCCCGACCCTGCAGGAGGGCTTCATCGGCCTGTGGGGCGAGGGGTACTACACCGACCACTTCGCCAGCGACCCGGCCAACCCGGGCGTGCTGACCGAGGCCGACAAGGACGCCCGACGCCAGGTGATCGCAGCCGAGCTGGCAGCCCTGCCGTCCAGCCGCTCGATCCAGGTCCGCACCATGCAGATGAAGCAGGACGCCCTCCGCACCACCTCGGGCACCGCCGGGGCGCTCACGCCGCAGCAGGCGCACGACGGGTCGGCGGCGTCCCGCATCGGCCACCACAACGACTGCTTCCTCGCCTCGCCCGACGACTTCGGCACCTTCCTGAGCGACCCGCTGTCGCTCGACCAGGACTACCTGGCCGCCGACTCGCGGTACGTCCTGGTCGGCGGTGAGACCTGCGCCGTGAACGCGCCGCGGTCCGAGTACCCGTCCGCCGCGGCCGAGATGGCGAAGTACCACTACAGCTACCTGAACCTCGACTACAACAAGGACGTCCTGTCGACCTGGGGGCAGGACGGCATGACCGACGCGGCGAAGAAGCTCGGCTACCGGTTCACGATGACCTCGAGCACCGTGACCTCCGGCAAGCACCCCGCGGTCTCGGTGTCCGTGCGGAACGACGGCTGGGCGGCGCCGTACAACCGCCGTCCCGTCCAGCTCGTGCTGACGAACGGTCACCGGCACGTGACGGTGCCCGTCCGTGCCGACGCGTCCTCGTGGCAGCCCGGCACGACGGCGACGCTCACCGCGTCACTCCGGAAGGTGCCGGCCGGCAAGTGGGAGGTCGCCCTCGCGATGCCCGCCGCCGAGCGGTCGGTCTCCCGTGACCCGGCCTTCGCGATCCAGACCGCGAACGTCGGCACCTGGGACGCCGCGGCCGGGGTCAACGAGCTCGGACAGGTGGTGACCGTCCGGCGCTGA
- a CDS encoding PP2C family protein-serine/threonine phosphatase — protein sequence MTAPQDADHRTALVEALDVLGAGPEERFDRITRMTHDAFGVPLTFLNLVHHDLVTTQSTYGWNQGTSVPASEEFCATTVLTPEPMVIPDTTLDPRFAHTPAVTEHGIRFYAGAPLSMLDGTRVGTLCIMDAQPRAFSASDLALLRDLARWAERELGYAIERDRLAKVREALVPDPLAVPGHDVATLTVQRPDGGGGLTDWRVAPDGALHVTVGAVVAGRVSALLAADVRGALAARTRLPITEAIAGLEAQVAPDLRVADAVAELVHARLDPTTGHVDLVDAGLGTAVVVAADGTVRPVQSTELPVGLGTASTPNARSTLSVDLAAGDRLVLASDAWATVPGVEGPEAIAALVAAQPDGAAAVEHVRALLPEGDPTTDLTLVVVTRR from the coding sequence ATGACCGCACCGCAGGACGCCGACCACCGCACGGCCCTGGTCGAGGCGCTCGACGTCCTCGGTGCCGGCCCCGAGGAGCGCTTCGACCGGATCACCCGGATGACCCACGACGCGTTCGGGGTGCCGCTCACCTTCCTCAACCTCGTGCACCACGACCTCGTCACCACGCAGTCGACGTACGGGTGGAACCAGGGGACGAGCGTGCCGGCGAGCGAGGAGTTCTGCGCCACGACCGTGCTCACCCCGGAGCCGATGGTGATCCCCGACACCACCCTCGATCCCCGCTTCGCGCACACCCCGGCGGTCACCGAGCACGGCATCCGCTTCTACGCCGGGGCACCGCTGTCGATGCTCGACGGCACCCGTGTCGGCACGCTCTGCATCATGGACGCGCAGCCGCGGGCGTTCTCGGCGTCGGACCTGGCGCTGCTGCGCGACCTGGCGCGGTGGGCCGAACGCGAGCTCGGCTACGCGATCGAACGCGACCGGCTCGCCAAGGTACGGGAGGCACTGGTGCCGGATCCCCTCGCCGTCCCCGGACACGACGTCGCGACGCTCACCGTGCAGCGTCCGGACGGCGGTGGCGGGCTCACCGACTGGCGGGTCGCCCCCGACGGCGCCCTGCACGTGACGGTCGGCGCGGTCGTCGCCGGACGTGTGTCGGCCCTCCTGGCCGCCGACGTCCGCGGTGCCCTCGCCGCGCGGACGCGCCTGCCGATCACCGAGGCGATCGCCGGACTGGAGGCCCAGGTCGCCCCCGACCTGCGGGTCGCCGACGCGGTGGCCGAGCTGGTGCACGCGCGCCTCGACCCGACCACGGGTCACGTCGACCTGGTCGACGCCGGGCTCGGCACCGCGGTCGTCGTCGCCGCTGACGGCACCGTGCGTCCGGTGCAGTCCACCGAGCTGCCCGTCGGGCTCGGCACCGCGTCGACGCCCAACGCCCGGTCGACACTGTCGGTGGACCTGGCCGCCGGGGACCGGCTCGTCCTGGCCTCCGACGCGTGGGCGACCGTGCCCGGGGTCGAGGGTCCCGAGGCGATCGCGGCACTCGTCGCCGCGCAGCCGGACGGCGCGGCGGCCGTCGAGCACGTCCGCGCGCTGCTGCCCGAGGGCGACCCGACGACGGACCTGACCCTCGTCGTCGTCACGCGGCGCTGA
- a CDS encoding NADP-dependent isocitrate dehydrogenase, producing the protein MAKIIYTLTDEAPFLATHSFLPVIASFAKTAGVDVETRDISLSGRIIALFPERLSAEQRLDDALAELGDLAGTPEANIIKLPNISASIPQLKVAIAELQSQGYDLPDYPDEPTTDDERDARARYDKVKGSAVNPVLREGNSDRRAPLSVKNYARKHPHRMGKWSSDSKTNVVTMGVDDFRSNEKTWVAPADDTLTITFVGQDGSEQVLKQSIPVVAGEVVDGTVLHVAALEQFLRAQIQRAADEDLLFSVHLKATMMKVSDPIIFGHVIRAFFPDVFARYGADLAAAGLTPNDGLGSIYAGLDALPNGAEIKQAFQDGIDAGPDLAMVDSDKGITNLHVPSDVIVDASMPAMIRTSGHMWGPDGDEHDTVAVIPDSSYAGIYQAVIEDCRAHGAFDPATMGSVPNVGLMALKAEEYGSHDKTFELPGDGVVRVTNAAGETVLQHDVEQGDIWRACQTKDIAIRDWVKLAVTRARNSGTPAVFWLDETRAHDAVLIGLVRTYLQEHDTDGLHIEILSPEDAMRFSLDRIRRGEDTISVTGNVLRDYLTDLFPIMELGTSAKMLSVVPLLGGGGLFETGAGGSAPKHVQQLVQQNYLRWDSLGEFLALAVSLEHLAGVTGNTRAKVLADTLDRATGTFLDEDKSPGRKLGSIDNRGSHFYLAKYWAEELAAQTEDTELAAAFQGLATILAEQEGTIVDELVAVQGHPADIGGYYRPDDAKTSAVMRPSATLNAALATL; encoded by the coding sequence ATGGCCAAGATCATCTACACGCTCACCGACGAGGCCCCGTTCCTCGCCACCCACTCCTTCCTGCCCGTCATCGCGTCCTTCGCGAAGACCGCGGGGGTCGACGTCGAGACCCGCGACATCTCGCTCTCGGGCCGGATCATCGCCCTGTTCCCGGAGCGGCTCAGTGCTGAGCAGCGCCTGGACGACGCGCTGGCCGAACTCGGCGACCTCGCCGGGACGCCCGAGGCGAACATCATCAAGCTGCCGAACATCTCGGCCTCGATCCCGCAGCTCAAGGTCGCCATCGCCGAGCTGCAGTCGCAGGGCTACGACCTGCCGGACTACCCCGACGAGCCGACGACCGACGACGAGCGCGACGCTCGAGCCCGCTACGACAAGGTCAAGGGCAGCGCCGTCAACCCGGTCCTGCGCGAGGGTAACTCGGACCGTCGCGCACCGCTGTCGGTGAAGAACTACGCCCGTAAGCACCCGCACCGCATGGGCAAGTGGAGCAGCGACTCGAAGACGAACGTCGTCACCATGGGCGTCGACGACTTCCGCTCCAACGAGAAGACCTGGGTCGCACCCGCCGACGACACCCTGACGATCACCTTCGTCGGGCAGGACGGCAGCGAGCAGGTGCTCAAGCAGTCGATCCCCGTCGTCGCCGGCGAGGTCGTGGACGGCACCGTGCTGCACGTCGCCGCGCTCGAGCAGTTCCTCCGTGCGCAGATCCAGCGTGCGGCCGACGAGGACCTGCTGTTCTCGGTCCACCTCAAGGCCACGATGATGAAGGTCTCCGACCCGATCATCTTCGGGCACGTCATCCGAGCGTTCTTCCCCGACGTGTTCGCGCGCTACGGAGCCGACCTCGCCGCCGCCGGGCTCACTCCGAACGACGGCCTCGGCTCGATCTACGCCGGCCTCGACGCGCTGCCGAACGGTGCCGAGATCAAGCAGGCGTTCCAGGACGGCATCGACGCCGGCCCGGACCTCGCCATGGTCGACTCCGACAAGGGCATCACGAACCTGCACGTCCCGAGCGACGTCATCGTCGACGCGTCGATGCCCGCGATGATCCGCACCTCCGGCCACATGTGGGGCCCGGACGGCGACGAGCACGACACCGTCGCGGTCATCCCGGACTCCAGCTACGCCGGCATCTACCAGGCCGTCATCGAGGACTGCCGTGCCCACGGCGCCTTCGACCCGGCGACCATGGGCTCGGTGCCGAACGTCGGACTCATGGCGCTCAAGGCCGAGGAGTACGGCTCGCACGACAAGACCTTCGAGCTGCCGGGCGACGGCGTCGTCCGTGTCACGAACGCCGCCGGCGAGACCGTCCTGCAGCACGACGTCGAGCAGGGTGACATCTGGCGCGCCTGCCAGACGAAGGACATCGCGATCCGCGACTGGGTGAAGCTCGCCGTCACCCGCGCCCGCAACTCCGGCACCCCGGCCGTCTTCTGGCTCGACGAGACCCGTGCCCACGACGCCGTCCTGATCGGCCTGGTCCGCACCTACCTGCAGGAGCACGACACCGACGGGCTGCACATCGAGATCCTGTCGCCGGAAGACGCCATGCGCTTCTCGCTCGACCGCATCCGCCGTGGCGAGGACACCATCTCCGTCACCGGCAACGTCCTCCGCGACTACCTGACCGACCTGTTCCCGATCATGGAGCTCGGCACCTCGGCGAAGATGCTCTCCGTCGTCCCGCTCCTCGGCGGCGGCGGCCTGTTCGAGACCGGTGCCGGCGGCTCCGCGCCGAAGCACGTGCAGCAGCTCGTGCAGCAGAACTACCTGCGCTGGGACAGCCTGGGCGAGTTCCTGGCGCTCGCGGTCAGCCTCGAGCACCTGGCCGGCGTCACCGGCAACACCCGCGCGAAGGTGCTGGCGGACACGCTCGACCGGGCCACCGGGACGTTCCTCGACGAGGACAAGTCCCCGGGCCGCAAGCTCGGCTCGATCGACAACCGTGGCAGCCACTTCTACCTGGCGAAGTACTGGGCCGAAGAACTCGCCGCGCAGACCGAGGACACCGAGCTCGCCGCGGCGTTCCAGGGCCTCGCGACGATCCTCGCCGAGCAGGAGGGCACGATCGTCGACGAACTCGTCGCGGTGCAGGGCCACCCGGCGGACATCGGCGGCTACTACCGGCCCGACGACGCCAAGACCAGTGCGGTCATGCGTCCGTCGGCGACGCTGAACGCGGCGCTCGCGACGCTGTAG
- a CDS encoding aminoglycoside phosphotransferase family protein — translation MPTPRAEVDVDVPLVRALLTDQHPDLADRPLAVVANGWDNVVVRVGTDLAARLPRRAAAATLIEHEQRWLPELAALVGDVVPLPVPLHTGRPALGYPWSWSVVPWFPGVPAGSRDDGQRAAGLPVARSLAAFVAALHVPAPADAPVNPVRAVPLHTRSQAVLERLASGPVPRAAELATVWRTAADLPTAAGPPVWVHGDLHPFNLLVDTGPQGDHLSAVVDFGDVTAGDSAVDLATAWLTLDQEARADFRRRVTAADASLDEHSWGRARGWAVSIASALAVSDEPSFRAVARRAIDAVLDG, via the coding sequence GTGCCCACACCCCGAGCGGAGGTCGACGTCGACGTGCCCCTGGTCCGGGCACTGCTCACCGACCAGCACCCGGACCTCGCCGATCGGCCGCTCGCCGTCGTCGCGAACGGCTGGGACAACGTCGTCGTCCGCGTCGGGACCGACCTGGCCGCTCGACTCCCTCGGCGTGCGGCGGCCGCGACGCTCATCGAGCACGAACAGCGCTGGCTGCCGGAACTGGCGGCCCTGGTCGGCGACGTGGTCCCACTGCCGGTCCCGCTCCACACCGGCCGACCGGCGCTCGGCTACCCGTGGTCCTGGAGCGTCGTCCCCTGGTTCCCGGGCGTCCCCGCCGGGTCCCGCGACGACGGCCAGCGCGCCGCCGGCCTGCCGGTCGCCCGGTCGCTCGCCGCGTTCGTCGCCGCCCTGCACGTCCCGGCGCCGGCCGACGCCCCGGTGAACCCGGTCCGCGCCGTCCCGCTGCACACCCGGAGCCAGGCGGTGCTCGAACGGCTCGCCTCCGGGCCGGTCCCGCGTGCGGCGGAGCTGGCGACCGTCTGGCGGACGGCGGCGGACCTGCCGACCGCGGCCGGGCCTCCCGTCTGGGTGCACGGCGACCTGCACCCCTTCAATCTGCTCGTGGACACCGGCCCGCAGGGCGACCACCTGTCGGCGGTCGTCGACTTCGGCGACGTGACGGCGGGGGACTCCGCCGTCGACCTGGCGACCGCCTGGCTGACGCTCGACCAGGAGGCCCGGGCCGACTTCCGCCGTCGGGTCACCGCCGCGGACGCGAGCCTCGACGAGCACTCGTGGGGGCGGGCCCGCGGCTGGGCGGTGTCGATCGCGTCGGCGCTCGCGGTCAGCGACGAGCCGTCCTTCCGTGCGGTCGCGCGGCGGGCGATCGACGCGGTGCTCGACGGCTGA
- a CDS encoding helix-turn-helix transcriptional regulator codes for MGIDVRNEIRDFLSSRRARLTPEQAGMPSFGGGTRRVPGLRRHEVAMLAGVSVDYYTRLERGTLKGVSEGVLDGLANALQLDEAERAHLADLAHLANAGVKTTHRPVPTSVRPAVQRLLDAITGAPAWVRNERLDIVAANTLGHALYAPVFAGAGRPVNTARFAFLDPAARDFFPRWEQTARDAVAVLRTTAASNPCEPGLMTLVSELSAKSEEFRTWWAEHDVHVHRSGRKHLHHPIVGELELTFEALDLVADPGLTVFTYGADAGSESERSLSLLGTWAATELAEQRAAVRSPESVDQVD; via the coding sequence ATGGGTATCGACGTCCGCAACGAGATCCGCGACTTCCTGTCCAGCCGCCGAGCCCGGCTCACCCCGGAGCAGGCCGGCATGCCGTCGTTCGGCGGCGGTACCCGGCGCGTCCCCGGACTCCGTCGGCACGAGGTCGCGATGCTCGCCGGCGTCAGCGTCGACTACTACACGCGACTCGAACGCGGCACCCTCAAGGGCGTCTCGGAGGGCGTCCTCGACGGCCTGGCCAACGCCCTGCAGCTGGACGAGGCGGAGCGCGCGCACCTGGCGGACCTCGCACACCTGGCGAACGCAGGGGTGAAGACCACCCACCGTCCGGTGCCGACGTCGGTGCGGCCCGCGGTACAGCGCCTGCTCGACGCGATCACCGGCGCCCCGGCGTGGGTGCGCAACGAACGGCTCGACATCGTCGCCGCGAACACCCTCGGCCACGCGCTCTACGCCCCGGTGTTCGCCGGTGCCGGACGCCCGGTGAACACGGCACGGTTCGCGTTCCTCGACCCCGCCGCCCGCGACTTCTTCCCCCGCTGGGAGCAGACCGCCCGCGACGCCGTGGCCGTCCTCCGCACCACGGCGGCCTCGAACCCGTGCGAGCCCGGCCTGATGACCCTGGTGAGCGAGCTCTCGGCGAAGAGCGAGGAGTTCCGCACCTGGTGGGCCGAGCACGACGTGCACGTGCACCGTTCGGGCCGCAAGCACCTGCACCACCCGATCGTCGGGGAGCTCGAGCTGACGTTCGAGGCGCTCGACCTGGTCGCCGACCCCGGGCTGACGGTGTTCACCTACGGCGCCGACGCCGGGTCGGAGTCCGAGCGGTCCCTGTCGCTCCTCGGTACGTGGGCCGCCACCGAGCTGGCCGAACAACGGGCCGCCGTGCGGTCGCCGGAGTCGGTCGACCAGGTCGACTGA
- a CDS encoding DUF3817 domain-containing protein, whose amino-acid sequence MTPRSLFRGLAIAELVTWTLLLVGMLLKYGLGAGDWPVRVGGGVHGFVFLAYLVVTTVVAVNQRWSFGATVLGWVSAIVPYTTLPFEVGVARRGMLDGGWRRGPEAGERPGPLDRLLFVVVAHPFLAAAVGVVLVALVFVVLLTIGPPVPSR is encoded by the coding sequence ATGACCCCTCGATCCCTGTTCCGCGGCCTGGCGATCGCCGAACTCGTGACCTGGACCCTGCTGCTTGTCGGCATGCTGCTGAAGTACGGCCTCGGTGCCGGTGACTGGCCCGTCCGGGTCGGCGGTGGCGTGCACGGCTTCGTGTTCCTGGCGTACCTCGTCGTCACGACGGTCGTCGCGGTGAACCAGCGGTGGTCGTTCGGCGCGACGGTGCTCGGCTGGGTGAGTGCGATCGTGCCGTACACGACACTGCCGTTCGAGGTCGGCGTCGCCCGCCGCGGCATGCTCGACGGTGGGTGGCGGCGCGGCCCCGAGGCCGGGGAGCGCCCGGGTCCGCTCGACCGGCTGCTCTTCGTCGTGGTGGCGCACCCGTTCCTGGCCGCGGCGGTCGGGGTGGTCCTGGTGGCGCTCGTCTTCGTGGTGCTGCTGACGATCGGCCCGCCGGTCCCGTCACGCTGA
- a CDS encoding Gfo/Idh/MocA family protein, whose product MSQTTDASKTLRVGVVGLGYAGTTHLDAYTALPGTEVVALAGKETERLHELADTRHVPHTFPDWQDLVARDDLDIVSIGVPNSLHAPIAIAALESGKHVFCEKPLATTGAEAQAMVDAAVANDRVLEVAYNHRRRADVQFLADHVRPVDGQDGPLGRVYHARASWRRRAGIPGITSWFTNKDAAGGGPLIDLGSHVLDIAMYLMGEPRVVAVSAVAYNELGTAGRGGSVGGGPVSDATGRPFDVEDFANALLRFEDGSSLQLQASWASYSKDDEDIEVELLGSTGGARLFVRNYATEGTVELYSDIDGVPAVTRPAVHVPAGHHQRVIEEFLATIRSGSHDGHHGEFALHRTRVVDAVYASAQAGHEVQVVR is encoded by the coding sequence ATGTCGCAGACGACGGATGCATCGAAGACGCTGCGCGTGGGGGTGGTCGGGCTCGGGTACGCCGGCACGACGCACCTCGACGCCTACACCGCACTCCCCGGCACCGAGGTGGTGGCACTCGCCGGCAAGGAGACCGAACGGCTCCACGAGCTCGCGGACACCCGCCACGTGCCGCACACGTTCCCGGACTGGCAGGACCTGGTTGCCCGGGACGACCTGGACATCGTGTCGATCGGCGTGCCGAACTCCCTGCACGCCCCGATCGCCATCGCCGCACTCGAGAGCGGCAAGCACGTCTTCTGCGAGAAGCCCCTCGCCACCACGGGCGCCGAGGCCCAGGCCATGGTCGACGCCGCCGTCGCGAACGACCGCGTGCTCGAGGTCGCCTACAACCACCGCCGCCGGGCCGACGTGCAGTTCCTGGCCGACCACGTCCGCCCCGTCGACGGGCAGGACGGTCCCCTCGGGCGCGTCTACCACGCCCGTGCGAGCTGGCGTCGACGCGCCGGCATCCCCGGCATCACGTCGTGGTTCACGAACAAGGACGCCGCCGGTGGTGGTCCGCTCATCGACCTCGGCTCGCACGTGCTCGACATCGCGATGTACCTGATGGGCGAGCCCCGGGTCGTGGCCGTCAGCGCGGTCGCGTACAACGAGCTCGGTACCGCCGGACGCGGTGGCAGCGTCGGCGGCGGCCCCGTCTCCGACGCGACCGGCCGCCCCTTCGACGTCGAGGACTTCGCGAACGCCCTGCTCCGCTTCGAGGACGGCTCGAGCCTGCAGCTGCAGGCCTCGTGGGCGTCCTACTCCAAGGACGACGAGGACATCGAGGTCGAGCTCCTCGGCTCGACCGGTGGCGCCCGGCTGTTCGTCCGGAACTACGCCACCGAGGGCACCGTCGAGCTGTACTCCGACATCGACGGCGTGCCCGCGGTCACCCGCCCCGCCGTGCACGTCCCGGCCGGCCACCACCAGCGCGTGATCGAGGAGTTCCTCGCCACCATCCGCTCCGGCTCCCACGACGGCCACCACGGCGAGTTCGCGCTGCACCGCACCCGGGTCGTCGACGCCGTCTACGCCTCCGCGCAGGCCGGTCACGAAGTGCAGGTCGTCCGGTGA
- a CDS encoding ThuA domain-containing protein, which produces MNIVVWNENVHETRGDETVREHYPDGIHTVVAAGLEARLASAHTVTTATLQEPDHGLTEERLAATDVLFWWGHIAHDEVADEVVDRVVRHVHAGMGLVVLHSGHYSKPFTRLMGTTCSLKWRNDGERELVWTIAPEHPIAAGVPHPIVIDRQEMYGEYFDIPRPDEEVFLSTFAGGEVFRSGVAYRRGLGRVFYFSPGDQEYPVYHHPDIQRVLANAAEWAAPTGPRRQLTADPHPRDWFLDDASRRQGG; this is translated from the coding sequence GTGAACATCGTCGTCTGGAACGAGAACGTCCACGAGACCCGCGGCGACGAGACGGTCCGCGAGCACTACCCCGACGGCATCCACACCGTGGTCGCCGCCGGCCTGGAGGCACGACTCGCCTCCGCCCACACCGTCACGACCGCCACGCTGCAGGAACCGGACCACGGCCTGACCGAGGAGCGCCTGGCCGCGACCGACGTCCTGTTCTGGTGGGGCCACATCGCCCACGACGAGGTCGCCGACGAGGTCGTGGACCGCGTCGTCCGCCACGTGCACGCCGGCATGGGCCTGGTCGTGCTGCACTCCGGGCACTACTCGAAGCCGTTCACGCGGCTGATGGGCACGACCTGCTCGCTGAAGTGGCGCAACGACGGGGAGCGCGAGCTCGTCTGGACGATCGCGCCCGAGCACCCGATCGCGGCCGGGGTCCCGCACCCGATCGTCATCGACCGCCAGGAGATGTACGGCGAGTACTTCGACATCCCCCGCCCCGACGAAGAGGTCTTCCTGTCCACGTTCGCCGGCGGCGAGGTGTTCCGCTCCGGTGTCGCCTACCGCCGTGGGCTCGGCAGGGTGTTCTACTTCTCGCCCGGCGACCAGGAGTACCCCGTCTACCACCACCCCGACATCCAGCGGGTCCTGGCGAACGCCGCCGAGTGGGCCGCACCGACCGGTCCGCGCCGCCAGCTGACCGCCGACCCCCACCCGAGGGACTGGTTCCTGGACGACGCTTCGCGTAGACAGGGGGGATGA
- a CDS encoding M23 family metallopeptidase, producing MTPPDADLPSSTPVVHLTRRAALAAERAEQAAATKRRARAPRPAPAPIVTAEAGAPPATVARAVAAPVVAAPAVAHPDTRIRRVPRRAVAIASTTTGGTTTGGTTTGGTATPAARRRVRGARASRLTLTSAAAALAMFGAAAMPAHASTGASAAVATLAPAVSTQDFAVTQVALPSTSRDGFTVGGGVASTGTGAVSAGETVTYGGDVRSPFPGPVRMSSGFGYRTAPCGACSSLHQGLDFNPGMGAPIGAVAAGTVRVAGTYFSYGETVIIDHQVDGRKVSTLYGHMIPGSSPLKVGDRVEPGQFIGSVGSSGVSTGAHLHLEVLMDGTLPIDPAAWLAAHTGRAL from the coding sequence ATGACTCCCCCAGATGCAGACCTCCCCAGCAGCACGCCCGTCGTGCACCTGACGCGTCGCGCTGCCCTGGCGGCGGAGCGGGCCGAGCAGGCCGCCGCGACGAAGCGACGTGCACGGGCGCCGCGACCGGCACCCGCCCCGATCGTCACGGCCGAGGCCGGCGCACCGCCGGCGACAGTCGCACGGGCGGTCGCAGCACCAGTCGTCGCAGCACCGGCCGTCGCCCACCCCGACACCCGCATCCGCCGGGTCCCGCGCCGCGCGGTCGCGATCGCCAGCACGACGACCGGCGGCACGACGACCGGCGGCACGACGACCGGCGGCACCGCGACCCCCGCCGCGCGCCGCCGCGTCCGCGGAGCCCGGGCCAGCCGCCTCACCCTGACGAGCGCCGCCGCCGCACTCGCGATGTTCGGCGCCGCCGCGATGCCCGCGCACGCCAGCACCGGCGCCTCCGCGGCGGTCGCGACCCTGGCGCCCGCCGTGAGCACCCAGGACTTCGCCGTCACCCAGGTGGCACTGCCGAGCACCTCGCGCGACGGCTTCACGGTCGGCGGCGGTGTCGCGTCGACCGGCACCGGTGCCGTCTCCGCCGGCGAGACCGTGACCTACGGCGGCGACGTCCGCTCACCCTTCCCGGGCCCGGTCCGGATGAGCTCCGGCTTCGGGTACCGCACCGCGCCGTGCGGTGCGTGCTCGTCCCTGCACCAGGGGCTCGACTTCAACCCGGGCATGGGCGCTCCGATCGGCGCGGTCGCCGCGGGCACCGTCCGGGTCGCGGGCACGTACTTCTCGTACGGCGAGACCGTGATCATCGACCACCAGGTGGACGGCCGGAAGGTCTCGACCCTGTACGGCCACATGATCCCCGGGTCGTCGCCGCTCAAGGTCGGCGACCGCGTCGAGCCCGGTCAGTTCATCGGCAGCGTCGGGTCCTCCGGGGTCTCGACTGGGGCGCACCTGCATCTCGAGGTCCTCATGGACGGCACCCTGCCGATCGACCCGGCCGCCTGGCTCGCCGCGCACACCGGCCGCGCGCTCTAG